AGGACCTGCCGTTCTCGATCCAGCTCAACAAGTTCATCGTCGACTACTACACGACGGGCATGCCGAAGCTGTTCGCGAGCGACATCGTCGTGATCGATCGCGAGACCGGCCAGAAGATCCCGGCGCGCGTCGAGGTCAACAAGCCGTTCACGTACAAGGGCGTGTCGATCTACCAGTCGAGCTTCCAGGACGGCGGCTCGCAGATGCAGATGACGGCCTACCCGATGACGGGCGGCAACGCGAAGACCTTCCCCGTGAAGGGGACGATCGGCAGTTCGGCGCCGCTGCAGATGCCGGGCAACGACGGCGACACGATCGAGTTCTCCGATTTCCGTGCGATCAACGTCGAGAACATGGCCGACGCGAACGGCAAGCCGGACGTGCGCGGGGTCGCGACGACGAGCTCGCTGAAGGAAGCGTTCGACGAACGCCTCGGCTCCGGCGCGAAGACGTCGAAGCCGACGCAGCTCCACAACATCGGCCCGTCCGTGCAGTACAAGATCCGCGGCAAGGACGGCCAGGCGCGCGAATTCAACAACTACATGCTGCCCGTCGACATGAACGGCGAGCGCGTGTTCCTCGCCGGCGTGCGTGCGAGCCCGAACGACCCGTTCCGCTACATGCGGATTCCGGCCGACAGCCAGGATTCGATCGGCGAATGGATGCACCTGCGTGCCGCGCTCGAGGATCCGTCCGCGCGCGCCGAGGCTGCTACGCGCTTCGCGCAGCGTTCGCTGCCGGGCATGGACGCATCGTTGCGCAGCCGCCTGCAGGACAGCGCGCTGAAGGTGCTGACCCTTTTTGCGGCGGGCGACGACAGCGTCGGCCGTGGCGCCGACGGCCAGCCGATCGGCGGCTTCCAGGCCGTGGCGACGTTCATCGACCGCTCGGTGCCGAAGGCCGAGCAGGAGAAGGCCGCGAGCCTGCTGCTGCGGATGCTCGAGGGCTCGATGTGGGAGGTCTGGCAGATCGCGCGCGAGCGCGCGGGCGAGCCGGCGGCGCAGCAGGGCACCGACACGATCCGCTTCGTGCAGAACGCGATCAATGCGCTATCCGACAGCTTTCTGTATGGATCGCCGGTCTATTTGCAGCTTGACTCATTCAAGCAGGTGCAAGCTTCGGTATTTCAGTTGACGCGCGCACCCGGCAAGAATCTGGTGTATCTTGGCAGCCTGCTGCTGGTCGCCGGCATCTTCTCGATGTTCTACGTGCGCGAGCGGCGCCTCTGGTTCTGGTTGAAGGACGCCGGTTCGGGCGTCGATGTGGTGATGGCAATGTCCACGGCCCGCAAGACCTTCGATTTCGAGAAAGAGTTCGTGCAGACGCGCGACGCGGCCGGTGCCGCCTTGCACGCCGCACCTCGCGACGCCGCGCCGGCCGGTGCGGCATCGACGGCCCGTCCGCCTGCCGGCGCCGGTTCCGATTCCGAGAATTCCACCCGGTAACATCATGGATCTCACGCAAGTTTCCTCTTCCCATCGGGCGTCGGCCCAGGCTCCGGTTACGGGGCCGCTGTTCGACGACCGTCCGTTCCTCGCGCGCCTGTCGCTGCTCGACTGGCTGTTCGCACTGGCGCTCGTGGTGGGCGCGGGCTATGCGCTCGTGCACTACAACGCGCACATGGATTACTACGACAAGGCGGTGATGATCGGCACCGTGCCGGCGCTCATCGCGCTCGGCTGGCGCTGGAAGCCCGCGCGGCTGATGATGGCATCGATCGCCGTGCTGGCGCTGTTGTCGATCCAGATCTACCAGGGCGATCTCGCGCGCGCCGATTCTGCGTTCTTCCTCAAGTACTTCCTGTCGAGCCAGTCCGCGATCCTGTGGATGAGCGCGCTGTTCGTGCTCGCGACGATCTTCTACTGGATCGGCTTGCTCGCGCGCTCGGCGTCGGGTTCCGCGATCGGACAGAAGCTCACGTGGGTCGCCGTGCTGATGGGCTTCACCGGCTTGATGGTGCGCTGGTACGAGTCCTACCTGATCGGGGCGGACGTCGGGCACATTCCGGTGTCGAACCTGTATGAGGTGTTCGTCCTGTTCAGCCTGATCACCGCGCTGCTGTATCTGTATTACGAAGGCCACTACGGCACGCGCGCGCTCGGCGCGTTCGTGCTGCTGGTGATCAGCGCGGCCGTCGGCTTCCTGATGTGGTACTCGGTCGCGCGCGACGCGCAGCAGATCCAGCCGCTCGTACCGGCGCTGCAAAGCTGGTGGATGAAGATCCACGTGCCGGCGAACTTCATCGGCTACGGCAGCTTCGCGCTGTCGGCGATGGTGTCGGTTGCGTACCTGATGAAGGAGCGCGGCGTGCTCGCGGATCGCCTGCCGACGCTCGACGTGCTCGACGACGTGATGTACAAGTCGATCGCGGTCGGTTTCGCGTTCTTCACGATCGCGACGATCCTCGGCGCGCTGTGGGCCGCCGAAGCATGGGGCGGCTACTGGAGCTGGGACCCGAAGGAAACCTGGGCGCTGATCGTGTGGTTGAACTACGCGGCGTGGCTGCACATGCGCCTGATGAAGGGCCTGCGCGGCACGGTGGCTGCATGGTGGGCGCTCACGGGCCTGCTCGTGACGACCTTCGCGTTCCTCGGCGTCAACATGTTCCTGTCCGGGCTGCACAGCTACGGCAAGCTGTAAGATTTCCGCTGTTCGTCCGACTATGAAACCGCCGGTGCATTGCGTGCCCGGCGGTTTTCTTTTGTAACGGGCGGGCGGCCCGGGCGTCGAACGGCGCGGGACGGGTCGGGTCGAACGCTCATGAAACTGCGCGCGGCGCAGGCAGGAGGAGCAGCACGATGTGGATCAAACGCCCTTTGCGGAACGTACTGACCGGCGGCGATATTGCACCCGGCGAAATCACGCCGCGTGCGGTGTTCGAGAACCGGCGGCGCGTATTGCAGGCGGCCGGCCTCGCGGCGGCGGGCGGGCTGCTCGGTGGCAGCGGCGCAGCATGGGCCGCCTATGCGTCGCCCGATGCGCGGGCCGCGAAGCTTGCGGCGAAGACGAATCCGAAGTTCGTCGCAGCCGACAAGGTGACGCCGTTCAAGGACATCACCACCTACAACAACTTCTACGAATTCGGCACCGACAAGAGCGACCCCGCGCAGAACGCCGGCACGCTGCGGCCGCGCCCGTGGCGTGTGAGCGTCGAGGGCGAGGTGCTGCATCCGAAGGTGTTCGATCTCGACGAGCTGCTGAAGCTCGCGCCGCTCGAGGAGCGCGTGTACCGGCTGCGCTGCGTCGAGGGATGGTCGATGGTGATCCCTTGGATCGGCGTGCCGCTGTCCGAGCTGATCAAGCGCGTGCAGCCGACCGGCAACGCGAAATACGTGCAGTTCGTCACGCTGGCCGATCCGTCGCAGATGCCCGGCCTCTCGACGCCCGTGCTCGACTGGCCGTACTCGGAAGGGCTGCGGATGGACGAGGCGATGAATCCGCTGACGCTGCTGACGATGGGCGTCTACGGGCAGGTGCTGCCGAACCAGAACGGCGCGCCGGTGCGGATCGTCGTGCCGTGGAAGTACGGTTTCAAGAGCGCGAAGTCGCTCGTGAAGATCCGCTTCGTCGACAAGCAGCCGAAGACGAGCTGGAACACGTACGCCGCGAACGAGTACGGCTTCTATTCGAACGTGAACCCGAACGTCGATCATCCGCGCTGGAGCCAGGCGACCGAGCGGCGCATCGGCGAGGACGGCTTTTTCACGCCGAAGCGCAAGACGCTGATGTTCAACGGCTACGGCGACCTGGTCGCGTCGATGTACCAGGGCATGGACCTGAAGAAGAATTTCTGAGGGCGACGGTGAGAAACGACATGCCCCCTTCGACGTTGACGGCCGCGCCTACAGCCCGCGCTGGCCAGGCTGCCGGTGCCGCACGGAGCGGCGCGATCCGTCCCGCCGCGCCGCGCTGGCTCGCGCCGGCCAAGGTGCTGGTTTTCGCGGCCGGCCTTTATCCGCTCGCGCGTCTCGTGCTGTTCGGGCTGACCGACCGGCTCGGCGCGAATCCGATCGAGTTCATCACGCGCTCGACGGGTCTCTGGACGCTCGTGATCCTGTGCATCACGCTCGCCGTCACGCCGCTTCGGCGCATGACGGGGTTCGCCACGCTGCTGCGCTTTCGCCGGATGATCGGGCTGTTCGCGTTCTTCTACGCGACGCTGCACTTCACGACCTACCTGTGGTTCGACAAGTGGTTCGACGTCGGCGAGATCCTGAAGGACGTCGGCAAGCGCCCGTTCATCACGGTCGGTTTTGCCGCGTTCGTGCTGCTGATTCCGCTCGCGGCAACGTCGCCGCGCGCGATGGTGCGCCGCCTGGGCCGCCACTGGGCGACCCTGCATAGCGCGATCTACGCGATCGCGCTATTCGGTGTGCTGCACTTCTGGTGGATGAGGGCCGGCAAGCACAATCTCGCGCAGCCGAAGCTTTATGCGGCAGTCGTGGCCGCGTTGCTCGGCTGGCGGCTCATCGCATGGGGATGGCGGCGCGTGCGCGCGTGACGGCGCAGCCTGAAAAAACAAAAGGCGATGACCGGGAAGTCATCGCCTTGTTTCGTGAGCCGTGCAGGCGGCGCGCCGTTACTTTGCGACGGCCGGGCTCGACGCCGATGCAGGCATGGACGATGCGCTGCTCGACAATTCGGGTGACAGCGTGAGCGGCGTGCCGGACGAATCGGGCACACTGTCGGACGACGCGTTTTCATCGGTCGGCTTCACATCCGACGGCGGTGTGTCCTGCTGCTGGAGTGGCTTGGGCATCGGAGGCACGGTGGGCAGATAGAGCGCGCCGCTTTGACCGCAGCCGGCAAGAATCGCCAAAGCCGCTACAATCGCGCTCATCCGGAAAACGACTCGCATGATCGTCCCTGAACAATTGAACCGATAGAGTTTAGCATGTCCGATACCGAATACCTGACCCGTGCCGAGGCCGTGCTGGCGGCCGTCGAGCGTACC
This region of Burkholderia contaminans genomic DNA includes:
- a CDS encoding cytochrome c biogenesis protein ResB, with the protein product MSVTTSGLQSKSGQGASKRAVELLSSMRFAIALLVVLSIASIIGTVLTQDDPYPNYVNQFGPFWADIFRSLGLYSVYSAWWFMLILIFLVVSISLCVIRNAPKMLADAKSWKDKVREGSLRAFHHKAEYTTSGTRATVTATLAAFVTKAGYKHIVRENEGATLISAKRGAMTKWGYISAHLAIVVICIGGLLDSNLPIKFQMWMFGKSPVNTSATISEISPDHRLSASNPTFRGYAWVPEGQFVSTAILNQPSGSLIQDLPFSIQLNKFIVDYYTTGMPKLFASDIVVIDRETGQKIPARVEVNKPFTYKGVSIYQSSFQDGGSQMQMTAYPMTGGNAKTFPVKGTIGSSAPLQMPGNDGDTIEFSDFRAINVENMADANGKPDVRGVATTSSLKEAFDERLGSGAKTSKPTQLHNIGPSVQYKIRGKDGQAREFNNYMLPVDMNGERVFLAGVRASPNDPFRYMRIPADSQDSIGEWMHLRAALEDPSARAEAATRFAQRSLPGMDASLRSRLQDSALKVLTLFAAGDDSVGRGADGQPIGGFQAVATFIDRSVPKAEQEKAASLLLRMLEGSMWEVWQIARERAGEPAAQQGTDTIRFVQNAINALSDSFLYGSPVYLQLDSFKQVQASVFQLTRAPGKNLVYLGSLLLVAGIFSMFYVRERRLWFWLKDAGSGVDVVMAMSTARKTFDFEKEFVQTRDAAGAALHAAPRDAAPAGAASTARPPAGAGSDSENSTR
- the ccsB gene encoding c-type cytochrome biogenesis protein CcsB gives rise to the protein MDLTQVSSSHRASAQAPVTGPLFDDRPFLARLSLLDWLFALALVVGAGYALVHYNAHMDYYDKAVMIGTVPALIALGWRWKPARLMMASIAVLALLSIQIYQGDLARADSAFFLKYFLSSQSAILWMSALFVLATIFYWIGLLARSASGSAIGQKLTWVAVLMGFTGLMVRWYESYLIGADVGHIPVSNLYEVFVLFSLITALLYLYYEGHYGTRALGAFVLLVISAAVGFLMWYSVARDAQQIQPLVPALQSWWMKIHVPANFIGYGSFALSAMVSVAYLMKERGVLADRLPTLDVLDDVMYKSIAVGFAFFTIATILGALWAAEAWGGYWSWDPKETWALIVWLNYAAWLHMRLMKGLRGTVAAWWALTGLLVTTFAFLGVNMFLSGLHSYGKL
- the msrP gene encoding protein-methionine-sulfoxide reductase catalytic subunit MsrP, coding for MWIKRPLRNVLTGGDIAPGEITPRAVFENRRRVLQAAGLAAAGGLLGGSGAAWAAYASPDARAAKLAAKTNPKFVAADKVTPFKDITTYNNFYEFGTDKSDPAQNAGTLRPRPWRVSVEGEVLHPKVFDLDELLKLAPLEERVYRLRCVEGWSMVIPWIGVPLSELIKRVQPTGNAKYVQFVTLADPSQMPGLSTPVLDWPYSEGLRMDEAMNPLTLLTMGVYGQVLPNQNGAPVRIVVPWKYGFKSAKSLVKIRFVDKQPKTSWNTYAANEYGFYSNVNPNVDHPRWSQATERRIGEDGFFTPKRKTLMFNGYGDLVASMYQGMDLKKNF
- the msrQ gene encoding protein-methionine-sulfoxide reductase heme-binding subunit MsrQ, whose translation is MPPSTLTAAPTARAGQAAGAARSGAIRPAAPRWLAPAKVLVFAAGLYPLARLVLFGLTDRLGANPIEFITRSTGLWTLVILCITLAVTPLRRMTGFATLLRFRRMIGLFAFFYATLHFTTYLWFDKWFDVGEILKDVGKRPFITVGFAAFVLLIPLAATSPRAMVRRLGRHWATLHSAIYAIALFGVLHFWWMRAGKHNLAQPKLYAAVVAALLGWRLIAWGWRRVRA
- the lptM gene encoding LPS translocon maturation chaperone LptM, whose amino-acid sequence is MRVVFRMSAIVAALAILAGCGQSGALYLPTVPPMPKPLQQQDTPPSDVKPTDENASSDSVPDSSGTPLTLSPELSSSASSMPASASSPAVAK